Within Lolium rigidum isolate FL_2022 chromosome 5, APGP_CSIRO_Lrig_0.1, whole genome shotgun sequence, the genomic segment ggttcaagtctccgcgctgttgaggactggcttggtgttccgggcttcgcaacagtggtatgaacgcgggggcggcaacacatgcgaagttcagagtcctacctttcagggtgaaaatccaaggtctggccttaactggttgtgcctggcaatgaacttgttggaggcattgttttgagagcggggactatcttcagggtgaaaacctaagatctttggtcgggcgacgatggtgttggtgcactgtttccttcttggaggcgtcgttttttgagagtctgtatttcaggtgttttaTTGGTGGTGgaggtattgctgttgctaggcctagaatactgtagcggaacttttgtttcttagttttgttttctcttttttggttgtgtgcatccgtactaccactagggtggggcgttgttgcagaggctgggtgtaattggtatttctcgatattaatatattccctttatcaaaaaaaaaaagagtaagaGCGGTTAAAAGCAGTAATAACAGAAATAAAGTAATTAAGGTTCTGAGCCGTAGGATCTACATGATGGTACAGGAGCATCCGAGCAGTCTTGTCAATTTCAACGTATTGATCTTCATTTAACTCCAACGAACAGCTCAAGACAAATCTTGAGAGAACTTGTTTCTAACATGGAAGTATAGGACCCATCTTATGGACTGGGTGGGGATTAAGCATTGGAGACgcccgtaaaaaaaaaagaacattggAGACGCCAACTCACTTGCAAGTTGCATGCTCCCCACCGGGCGTCCCACGTGAAGGGGCACATGCGCGTAGCAAGAagggtaagagcaagtacaataaggcttagtcagcaggctataaggatttaaatataatatatgtgcttagttggaggagagagaagaagagagagaaggtgggTGGGCTataatgcaatagccagctctagcacgtgctcctatgcACTTTGTGAGACTAAATAGTGGGCCATGTGTTGATAAAGTAGTGCAATCTtagagccaactattgtacatgctagctatataTTAACTATAAATGAGGTGATATATTGCTTATAGCCATCAGCTGGCTAtattattggaattgctctaacgtGCACGCACTGATGCAACTAAGCGACGCCCCCAAAGCACCGGCATTTCAGCACCGCCCTCGTATGGACGCTACTCCTAATTAGCTAGATCTGCGCCGATCTGAGCAGTGAAAATCATACTACCCGCATCTGTGCCCGGGACGGGTCGTCAAATTAATTTTGGGGCAGTCCAAACGCATTGGATCGCGTGTGTTGTGCTAGCTAAGGTCCTAGTCTAGTCCAACACTTCAGAATAATATAAGATCGGATTAGTAATCCACCTTGCAGGTGGGGAGGAGAGAGATAAGATTAAGCAAGATCAAATCTGCCCTTTGCAGTGCACAGCGAAAAGGTTTAGATGGGATGAACATGGCATGAGTATCTAGCATCTGTCAATGCAATACTTTTGATGCATGTTGTGCTCTGCACTTGTGCTATGATTCGCTATTCCATCCAGCTTTAGCTCGACCATTTTCGTGGTAAAGAACTCTAAAAACTTGTTGGAATCCACATGTTTGGTCTAATGTTCTATAAATACGTCCTCAAATCCACCTCACTCTACCCAGTCGAGCTGCGCTTCTTCAGTAAACACCACCCACTGCACTAGTACTAGCCAAGCCGGTGTCTTCTCTTCTGGCAACCTGAGtagcttcagagatatggcactaGCTGGTAGGCTGCTCGTCctgctcgccgtcgttctcctcgccatctccatcgccgaacACAAGGTGAGCTCCGGCGGATCCACCCGGAGGGCACCCGTAGCGGGCAGCCCATCTGTTTCGTTCAGATACTTACACACTCAGTTGCATATTTTGTCATCAGGCGTTTGCTTCACGAACTGAAGAGCAGCGCCAGGATAATGAGCACCAGGTGAGCAAGGGCTCTGTCTTCTCGGCGTCAGTTGAACATCTTTGAGATATCTTGCAGGCAGATCTATTGCTGATacgtgtttttttctttttcttcttctgaaTTATTTCAACAGGGAGGTCACGGTAGTCTCAAGATATACGGTGAGTCACCCTTCCAGTTCATCACCCTTTTTGTGTTTCACCGGTTATGATTTCCTTGAACAGTAATTTGTTTGCTGTACTTGGAGATCCAGATTAGGCTAGAACCAGAACCAGCGAGATCCACATGTATAGCACCTTGGAGGCAGGCTTTGCAGCAAATAAAATCAGTTACAAACATAGTAGATTTAAAACTTCAGAGTGCACGAAACGGAGCACATGCACACACGACCTGATAGGATtcgcctgaaatgttactaatctGTGTGTTGGTTGCGTGCAGAGTGCAAGCCGAAGTGCGATTACAGGTGCAGCGACACCAAGTACAGGAAGCCGTgcctcttcttctgcaacaagtGCTGCAGGACCTGCCTGTGTGTGCCGTCAGGCTTCTACGGCAACAGGGAGGAGTGCGCCTGCTACAATGACTGGAAAACCAAGGAGGGAGGGCACAAGTGCCCttgattacaagaggtggcgtctTCTTCTGAAACCTACAACCAGTGCCATAGCTGTATCAGCCAAGCCTGAGCTGGTTAGTTTATGTGTAACGGGTTTAGCTTTTGCGGGCGTCAGTGGGCTGTATTGTTTGTAGGAGTATGTGGTGCGATTTGCCCGCCTGATCTGCGATTCCAGAGGGCGGCGCACGCAGAGTTGTATCGTCGGATTCACCATTTGTTTCAGAGTTCGAACACACGCGAAAATCACAGTTTGTTACAGGAGAGTGTATTCTGACAGCTAGTGTCATTGACATTGTTGCATCAGCCAAGCCGGAGCTAGTTACTTGTATTGTCTACTGTGTAACAAAGTTTTGGCTTTTGCCGACGCCGATTCCAGAGGGAGGCGCACACATTTGTATCGCAGGATTCACCGCTGGATTCACCGTGTTCGAACACACGCAAATCGCAGAACATCGAGAGCAGCCTCAAAAAGCACCTCGGACGAACACGAATCTCCGTTCGATCCCTCATCCTCCACCTCCAGACAAGAGTAACGAGATCCACTGGACGAGGACGGATCGGAGAGGACCGGAGGCGACCAAACAGAGAGGCCCTCCGGCACCAGCGTTAGACGACGACATCGTTTACGAATCCCACCTGTGTGTGAGTTTCCTTTAAAAACCTGAATGTTGTATTGTGGTTTCATGCAATGGAGCCGGGGCGAGGCCCTTTTCATCTAAAGCATAGTACTCAAATAATTTGCATGAAGTATAAGCATAAACCAAAATTTGCATCTGTGAGGATTTGAATTCAGGTGCTCATCCACTCCTCAATCAGTTGAGCTAGAGTTTAAACTCAGTACATGCTAGATAGTACCTGCACTGAATAAATAAGCAGTTGGCATCACCCTGTGAGCTTTCTGGCGTTTGGTGGATGGACGAGCTTCTGAGTGTGTCGTCTTGGATTGGTTGTCTGCTATTAAGAATGAGTTTTTAGAGTGAGATTAAGAGTGAGTTTGAGAATGCCTTCTTTCTTCATGGGCTGCTCCTTTTATATCCTCGGCCATCGGCATTGGGGCATGCCAAGAGGTTATCGCCGTGGTCGACTGACATGGTGTTGGGGAGCTCCTTGGCCGCTACTCGATCTTCTTATCGTTAGGCCATCAGGACACGCTTTACTGTAGCTAAGGTCATCATGAACTTCTGTGCCCTTAGGGATGACTCCGCGGTCGAAAGGTCGGGATGTGACCTAGCAATGGGTCAAGCCGCGCTAGGATGCCTAGGGACGTGCCCAAACAACGGGTTGCATGGTCCCATCAGCAAGTCGTGCGTCATGCTTGACATCACAAGTGTTGACTTCTATGATGTGGGGCATCTTGGCCTCTCTAGCTGGCCGATTTGGTTTGACGGCTATTTTGGGTTTctttaaacataaggctcgaaaTTCCGACTTTGaatcaacaaagccatcaacTAGCCAGGACTACAACGATAGCACCAACAAAAATACAGAAAAACACAACGAGCTCCTAGGGTACCAGCCTATAGCGCAGCACAGGaagcaacgaagaagaagaaaagcaaaGCTACACTACACTAGCTACACTAGGCAGATAGCATGAGCTCATCGATGGAAGCGCAATCCTCTGTTGCAAGGGAACGATGCGCAAGCTAACCCGATCCAACAAACGCCCATGCCAAAGCAGAGCGCACCCATGACCGGCAAAGTGTACTTATCTTTATGCCTCTGtcaaatataaatacactgcctagtctcgACCCCAAGATGGGTTGTTAGGGTTATTGCTTGGCCTTGGGCCCCAACGGCTTTTTCCTCCCCACCAAGTTCGTCTTTAGTTGGGTTCTTCCTTGGTCACACGGTGTTTCAGGGATGGTGGAGTGGACGCTGTCGAAAGTTCTATAGGACCTTCGACTTGCGGTTGTGACGATGTCTTCGGATGTTGctgccctccttggaggcgttgtcAATGTTTTCCATCCTGCATTCCAGTTAGCCTACGATTTTTTTGTTATCGTCTGCCGATCGGACACTTGGGTGTTGGTGTTGCCCGTATGTGGGTTTGATGTGGTCTGGCCATTTCCGCAAGCTGCCATGTGTTTGAAGTCTCGGTGTTGCCTCTCGTTCAACTGAAGATGCTGCTCGATGAAGCTGTGGTTCAAACGGCATGCTTTATTCTCCGTACTTAGCTTAGATTTGTTGTCCCTTATTTATCTTTCTTCTATTGTCCTCCATGCTGTAATCTTAAGATCGTATCCACAATAGTCTGTTGAGTGTTGTACTTGGCCGTTTgaggttttattaatttaaagttgagCCCATTTCATCTGAAAACGACCATAGACTATGCGTGAAGAATTTTCCTAATGTTCATAGGAAAAAAAGCACAAGGCTAAGGCAAACATGTCATCTAGTAAAAGGGAAAAAAATCTAAACATATTTGTGATATTTTGTTATCAAAACTAAAATTCACTTTAATGAGAGCCAACTATAGGCTGGTTTATTGTTGATAGTTTTGTTTTATCTAAGTTTATTGAAGATAGGTGTATCTGAGTCCATTATGGATCATACCTCGTGTTTGATGTTGTGTGGGTCTTACCAAGATGATAATTTGACATTAGGAGGCATTGTTTTCGTGAAAGTGAGATGTCAATTAAGAATTTCTAAATCTTGAAACTCCATAATGTCGATCTTGTAGGAACCGTGTGAGCGTGTATATGCCTACATTGTACATTTTTGTAAACCTTTTTTTTCAAGCATAAAGGTATAGAGAAAAAAATGTGTCGAACACACATAGATCTGCCAGCCCAGTAGCCCAGTAAGCGAGCTGGAAAAGGAATCGGAATAGCCAAGGTGGCCGTTTTTTTGTTGTTCCAAATGAAATATGGAGCGGGCTTGCTTACAGCCTGGGTTGTGTAACTGTGTTAGCTCAACTTTCTATTTTGGTGCGGGTTGTGTTGGTTCGTTCAGGTTGTTGCGCCTTCGCCGGAATTTGTAGTTGGGCCGTGCTAAATATAACCTAAAACGAACATCCTTGGTTTATTCAGTTAGGATAACGATGGTAGTGATACTAACTAGCAACGGAAGTGGTTTTCTTAGCAGCGGGCTGAGCTTCTAGGTGTAAGCATCTTCACCGACATATTCAGTAGCTTCCTAATATTCTTATTAGATGCCACCACGAAAGAAGCTCTTAGTGACTCCATTCCCCCCTTGCCATAACTAGCCGGCATGGTTTGGAGTCGTAAGGGCTGGGTTGGGACTTGGGAGCACCAATACTTCAGTCCACGTCGGATTTTGTCCGTGGAACCCCTTGGCAGCCACACACGCCCAATCCTCACCCCTCCAACTCTCTTTGATGCACCTCCCACCCCGCTGAACGCTGTTGATGCCACCGCCATCCAGTGATTGCCTCCACCCTACCCACCCCTGCCACTGACGCCATCTCCAGCCAACTGTCGCCATGGTACGGCCGGGACAGCCGACGGAGCTGTTTTTGCCGTGCTCCGAGGGGAGCAATCTGATAGTGCCACCGAGTCCCGCCTCTTCTCTCGTCGCGGCTGCCACAACATGCCTTCGGTCCCGCTCGTGCGGCGCCACACGTCCTCTTTGACCGCGACTAGTCGGCACAACAATGGCGGCCGACAATGTTGTTTGTTCGTCTCGACCGCAAGGTGTTCGTCGTTTTGTGGGAGAGGAGAGGAAACACCGCCCAATTCTTGAACAAGTTGAATTACAATTTATTTAAATTCGTGTACGTATAACTTAATTTGTATGTTTAGATTATTGTGTGAAACTATTTATGTGTATAAACTATTTAATATTGGTTGAATTGTTGTTTAAAATCACGCGGAATTTAATAATGTTTCAAAAAACATAATTTTTTGGAGCCCGCAGATACCGAGAGCGTTGGTGTGAGACGGTCTTTATGCTGAAATATGCCTACATTAGATTTCATATTTCTCTATAAATCTTAAAGCCCACCTATGTGACAGCATATGTAAGTTTGAGCTCAAGTTGGTAACAGCTCACAAGGGAGTGTCAAGTGGTGGGATATTTAAtctcacatggaaagttgggagaaaGTTAGACCATCTTATAAGGTGAATAAGTTGGGAGAAAGTTAGACCATCTTATAAGGTGACAGCATATGTAAGTTTGAGCTCAAATTGGTAACAGCTGCACGCCCATGCTCCACGGCAAAACCCACTCACTCTTTCTCTCGCTCGGTCGCCAGTTTGCACGTGATCTCATATAAGTGCTGCGCTGCTCACCGGTCGGCGGCCCTACACGATCGCAATGTACTAGTATAGCTGAGTACTGGGAGCTAGGAAGTCAGGGCATCTTCAGGCGGTTCGAAATGTCCGTTTACATCCCGCGATATATGCGAGACCgtttttttgtccgcgcgtccatttgcacctaggggtggttcCAGCGGCCAGAtgcatttccgcgtttgcatcaatttatgaagttttcaaacaacaaaataaggaaatcaacgaagtcatagttattacatttaaatttttaaaagtctacgtgaaaataagatagtatttctctaggcatgatcttcatggccagccaatgtccactgatgctcaatcagatccgcctgcagctgtttggagacgttctcgttagtgacttctacattgaTATGTAGATactcctgccaagatgaagctccaggaagtggcgccaccagctcaccttgaaattcccagtggttctcattgcggccatcaggacgctcgttctccacgttcatgttgtgcatgatcacgcagcatgtcattacctcatgcatggtcttcagagaccatgttcttgccggggacggacaattgcccaccgagcttggagcacaccaaatccgcgctccacatctttcctgcaagcctcttgcatcttggcaaacctcctcgtcttctcggagttcggattacggacagtcttcaccaatgtggcctagttagggtagatgccatcagcaagataatatggtttgtcatatgtatttccattgatctcatagctcacccggggaagggcggcgcggaagggcggcgcaaccgggagcgtttgGCCCGAAATCAGCCGGCGggtacgcggcggagccaagcccgagtacgatcctgctctcccgcgcggcgagaaCGGAGCTGACGGCGACTACTGCCGCGCTGCGGCGGGACGGCgccgggtggggttggggtggtggcgtcgtactagggcagcaaagaagggaaaaaaagaagcaaatcgaagcggtcgatttcgctgtccctgacttgcgggaccgggtaagaaatggaggacgctccgcgcgaccgccgagcttccgcagagacgcaaacctgggcatatttgggtcaggtttgcgtctccgcggacggctcgatcactttgcgtcgctccgctggagcaGGCTCCAGATGCATTTCCGATAACGGCGGACAAAAacgatcgctcagcgtccgtttgcgtcgcatcGCGCCGTTCCGCTGGAGATGTCCTCAAGCGTGTATGACCGTGTATGGGAACTTTTGCTCACCTCAATTGTTATTAATATTTTAACGTACTAGTATCGTGCGGACAGGATCTTCGTACCAGTCTACCACCTTAAACACAGCAAGATAGACATGATCTTCGTACCAGTCTACCACCTTAAACAAAGCAAGAAAATATCTCTACGAAGAATTGAGAATTGAGCTCTTTTAGGGTGGCATGGAACTTTGGTTCGAATCTTGGTCCGTCAAATCTAACTTTTTTGTGACCGTTGATTAAATCAGTCATAAATTTTCTCTAAATTCTATAATGCTACAACAAATCTCAACAGACATTTAAAAGTTAACTCATCGAAGAATCAGAATCAAATCAACAAAAAATCTGATAGAAAACGGAAGCTCTTCAAATCAGAACTCTGTTCGTCGTGCTCTTCCCACGAgcgcccgccgccgtcccgcagccgccgccgaggCCGCCGCACCTCCCCCCGTCGCGTGAACTCTCTGGCCTCCCCGTCGCACCCCCTCTCCTACGTCgcagccacgaggcgccgcccctCCCTCCGTCGCGGGGACTCACGGCCCCAGCCTCTCCGTCGAACCCCCGTCTCCTTCGTGGCAGCTGcgagccactgctgccagccgacgcCCCCTCCCCCGTCGCGGGGCCCATCTTGTCTGTCGCAGCCGCGAGCCGCCAGCCTCACAACGGGATCAGAGcggcctgcctcttctgatcTGGGCTTATGCACCCTGCAGGTTTACCGCCGTAGTTTGAGACATTCAGTTTGCTGCGGTTTCATTTCTTGGAGGAAATCCTCATCAGAGTCGATGGAAAAAATTAAGCTAATAATGGATGATCACTTAATTAGTTCTTTGTGCTGCAGGAACTTTTTATGGATGCAGACCCGGAGACCAACCTGAGCAAATTAGCCTGCCCAATCCATTACCTGCTAGTAAGCTCCATCGATCAACAGTCTGCGTAACAGCGTAAGTGGTCTTGCCATCTGCGTGTCAGCAGCATATCCAACGTGCTAATCGGTGGCATCCCTATTTTGTTATTTGTCGGTTTCTTTTTAGGCCGACGAAATCCGATTCGAGCCTTGAATGTTCTACTTTCAAGAAAGTGTACTCCAGTACGGATGATTACTGGGACTGTGGCACTTGGTTCTACTGAGTATTCCGAGTCCATGCCAGCGGCAACTAAACTTTTGAGCTTTCGTCATATTGCAAATTAACTGTGTTGAAAGCATGTCTCATGACTATTTAACAAGTAGTGCAAGAAACCTCTAAGACTAGCTCATGTGCACATTCTGAAAATTGTTGTTTTAGTATATGACACCATTGACACATGGCAGGCTTCACCACTTCACATCCTCTTAGAACACACCCACTTACACTTGACTTTTGAACAAGCTTCTTCATCCTGTGGTGCTCTTGGAtcatctcttttttcttttttatgcgAATGCTTGGATAATCTCTTGACTCAAGTTGTTGCCCTTTGTAGACTGTAGTACCAGCTCCTGCCACTCCGTGCTTCTTCCTCTCCATCGGGGTGCAGAAGTGACAGGTTGCAAGGTTTTGTTGATGCTAATGCCTATTGAACGAATTTGTCTTGCAGAAGTTTGACTGTGCATTTGCTATTTAATTCTAAATGGACAGCGACCACCTCCATCAGGATACCATTGAGAGACACCCCTGCCCCTTCTGGTAGAGTGCCGACATGTTACTCATGGACACCAAAGCGCTCTGAACTGAAACTAATGCATGTACGCTCCCGTCGCTCCTCTGGGCGAAGGCTGCCCGTGTTCGTGAGCATTTGCTCAGCGTGACCACACAGAGTGCCTGAAGACGACATTGTACCCTCAATGCTGCACTTGCAAGTGGAGAACCTGGGCAGGCGTTGCGTGTGAATGAAGTATGATTCTCCAATTGCGGTTATGCGTTTGGTCGTTCTCTCTAGTTAGCAACTCTACCGCACCCCCTCTTCCGCACCCcctcccagaaaccctagccgcctcccgccgccgccgggcaaaggccGCGGGGCGTGGCAGCGGCTGCGGGCTTCCCTCTTGAAGCGGCGAGGACGACGGCTGGGGGATCCCCTCGATGCTGCGGCGGTAGATCCCCTGCCCACGTGTGATggctgggcggcggcggtcggaggaaGGAGGGGCAATGGTGGCCAGTGCCGCGGCCTCCCCTGCCTCCCGTCGGTGGCACCGGTGGTGGTTGGTGGGGGGACGGGCTGTGCCATCCCCTCCCTTTCTCGCCGGTGCGGGGTGGTGACCTTGGGATCTTCCCGCGgcacgaggacgcccggggcagcagcctcgggttcgacggaggaggtggccttcttcttcgtcggaggtggtcgtccaggctggtagtcctgtgtgggggatcatgggatctcacacaggtttcAGCCAATGGTGATCTACTCCGGGGtttcatggcggccggtgaaaactgatcctcgacctcggtcttggcggatgatggcggcgtcggtcgacgtcgttaccttgtcgaaggcgtcatctttgcccgtcttggcactacactcggcgagttggggatgcacagctgccggtgaaaaccgtgctccgacctcggttggcggacgatggcgacgtgtagcgccgctaccttcttgaaggcatcgtcgtcacagtctgcggtctctcactcgtgctactccgggggaaaccctaggtcctggtctcctggatcggacgatggcggcgcgccctgcgtcgttctacctcttggggcatcgtttttggagaagttgctggatgttggcggttttcggtggagtggtgttcttccaccacattgttggcgctgagtctcagtggcatggtgctACAGGGTATAaacgacagatgcgggatgatgtatatgtgcaggatggtggagccgtctggcgtcatggtggcatcgacggcaggtcttgcaaggttaatgtgatgatctctcttgaagatggagtcgaggaagacggcgggagcaactcctgtggc encodes:
- the LOC124657963 gene encoding gibberellin-regulated protein 12-like, with protein sequence MALAGRLLVLLAVVLLAISIAEHKAFASRTEEQRQDNEHQGGHGSLKIYECKPKCDYRCSDTKYRKPCLFFCNKCCRTCLCVPSGFYGNREECACYNDWKTKEGGHKCP